Below is a genomic region from Motilibacter rhizosphaerae.
CGCTGGTCGCGGCCGCCGGCCCGGCGGCGTCCCTGGTGCTCGCCGCCCTCGCGAGCGCTGCGCTGCTCCAGCCGCCGGGGCCGGGGCGGCTGCTGGCGGCCGAGCTCGTCCTCACCAACCTGCTGCTGGGCCTGGTCAACCTGCTGCCGGGGCTGCCGCTGGACGGCGGGCGGCTGCTCCTCGCGCTGCTCTGGTCGCGCGGGCGCAGCCGTGCCGACGCGGCGGCGCTGGCGGCGTGGTCGGGGATCGGGCTCGCCGGTGCCGCTGTCCTCGTCGCCCTCGCCGCCGCGGCGGCCCGGCGCGTCCCGCTCGCCGCGGCGGGGGCCGGAGCGCTGGCGGCCGCGCTGCTCGCGGCGGGCGCGGCCCGCTCGCTCGGTACGCTGCCTGCCGCCGTGCAGCGCGGCGCCCCTGCCGACGATCCCGACCAGCCCGACGAGCCAGACCAGCCCGACCAGCATCGGAGGACCAGCACGTGAGCGACGCCCCAAGCCCGCAGACCGGCGCCGAGCCCACCGGCGCCGCCAGGCGGAGGGGTGCGTTCCGGCCGGGGGACCAGGTGCAGCTCACCGACAGCAAGGGCCGGCTGTCGACGATCACGCTCGAGGCGGGCAAGGACTACCACACCCACCGCGGGTCCTTCCCGCACGACGAGCTCATCGGGCGCCAGGAGGGGTGGGTGGTGCGGACCACCGGCGGCAACGAGTACCTCGCACTGCGCCCGCTGCTGGCCGACTTCGTGCTGTCGATGCCGCGCGGCGCGACCGTCGTCTACCCGAAGGACGCCGGCCAGATCGTCGGCATGGCCGACATCTACCCCGGCTCCCGCGTCCTCGAGGCCGGTGCCGGCTCCGGCGCGCTCAGCTGCTCGCTGCTGCGCGCGGTGGGCGACGGGGGCCGCGTCGTGTCCTACGAGCGGCGCGAGGAGTTCGCCGCCGTCGCCGCGCGCAACGTGGAGACCTTCTTCGGCTCCGCGCACCCCGCGTGGGACCTGCGCCTCGGCGACCTCGTCCAGGGCCTCGCGGAGGCGGACCCGGCCGAGCGCTACGACCGGGTCGTGCTCGACATGCTGGCGCCCTGGGAGTGCCTCGCCGCCGTCGCCGGGCGGCTCGAGGCCGGCGGCGTGCTCTGCTGCTACGTCGCGACGACCACCCAGCTGTCGCGCACGGCCGAGGCGGTGCGCGAGAGCGGGGTCTTCACCGAGCCCTCCGCCTTCGAGACCATGGTCCGCGGGTGGCACCTCGAGGGCCTCGCCGTGCGGCCGGAGCACCGGATGGTCGGCCACACCGGCTTCCTGCTCACCACCCGCCGGCTCGCCGACGGCGTGGCGCCGCCCGTCCGCCGCCGCCGGCCGAGCAAGGGGGCGGCCGCCCTCGCCGAGGTCGTGGCCGCGGAGGAGTGATCCTCAGGTGCGCGTCCAGGCCCTCCGACACGAGTGGAGGACGCGCACCGAAGTCGCGGTGGCGCCGACACATCTCGCGGGTAGGGTCGGAGCCGTCGGGTCCTCGGCGTACCGCGTCGAGGAGCCCGGACCGACGGAGGTGAGTGCTCGTGACCAGTCCCTTCGAGCCGACGGGGTCCTACGACCCCGCAGCCCGGCGCGGCCCTGACGACGTCCACGCCCGCCTCGCGGCCGCCCAGGTGCAGAACGAGCGGCTGGTCTCCACCCTGCGCGAGGCGCGCAACCAGATCGTGGCCCTCAAGGAGGAGGTCGACCGGCTCGCGCAGCCGCCGGCCGGCTTCGGCACCTTCCTCGAGCGCGTCGAGGGCGAGGAGCCCGTCGTCGACATCATGAGCGGCGGCCGCAAGCTCCGCGTGACGGTGAGCCCCGGGGTCGAGGTCGAGGCGCTCCGCCGCGGCCAGGAGGTCCTGCTCAACGAGGCGATGAACGTCGTCGCCGCCCTCGGCTTCGAGTCGGTCGGCGAGATCGTCCTGCTCAAGGAGGTCCTCGCCGACGGCGACCGCGCGCTCGTGCTGAGCCGCACCGACGAGGAGCGCGTGGTCCGCCTCGCCGAGCCGCTCAAGGACGGCCCGCTGCGCGCCGGCGACTCGCTGCTCATGGAGCCGCGCTCCGGCTACGTCTACGAGCGGGTGCCCAAGTCGGAGGTCGAGGAGCTCGTCCTCGAGGAGGTCCCCGACATCGAGTACTCCGCGATCGGTGGCCTGCGCGCGCAGATCGAGCAGATCCGCGACGCCGTCGAGCTGCCCTACCTCCACGCCGACCTGTTCCGCGAGCACCGGCTGCGCCCGCCGAAGGGCGTGCTGCTCTACGGCCCCCCGGGGTGCGGCAAGACGCTCATCGCCAAGGCGGTCGCGAACTCCCTCGCCAAGAAGGTCGCCGAGGTCACCGGACGCCCGCAGGGCAAGAGCTTCTTCCTCAACATCAAGGGCCCGGAGCTGCTCAACAAGTACGTCGGCGAGACCGAGCGGCACATCCGCCTGGTCTTCCAGCGCGCCCGCGAGAAGGCCTCCGAGGGCGTGCCCGTCATCGTCTTCTTCGACGAGATGGATTCGCTGTTCCGCACCCGCGGCTCGGGCGTGAGCTCCGACGTCGAGAACACCATCGTCCCGCAGCTGCTCAGCGAGATCGACGGCGTCGAGGGCCTGCAGAACGTCATCGTCATCGGGGCGTCCAACCGCGAGGACATGATCGACCCCGCGATCCTGCGGCCCGGCCGGCTGGACGTGAAGATCAAGATCGAGCGCCCGGACGCCGAGTCCGCGCGCGACATCTTCGCGAAGTACGTCACCCCGGACCTGCCGCTGCACGCCGAGGACCTCGCCGAGTTCGGCGGCAACCGCGAGGCCGCGGTGCAGGGGATGATCCAGCGCACCGTCGAGCGGATGTACGACGAGGTCGAGGAGAACCGCTACCTCGAGGTCACCTACGCCAACGGTGACAAGGAGGTCCTCTACTTCAAGGACTTCAACTCGGGCGCGATGATCCAGAACGTCGTCGACCGCGCGAAGAAGATGGCCATCAAGGACTTCCTCGAGAGCGGGCAGAAGGGCCTGCGGATGTCCCACCTGCTCGTCGCGATCACCGACGAGTTCAAGGAGAACGAGGACCTCCCCAACACCACCAACCCCGACGACTGGGCCCGGATCTCCGGCAAGAAGGGCGAGCGGATCGTCTACATCCGCACGCTCGTCACCGGCAAGCAGGGCTCGGAGGCCGGCCGCTCCATCGACACCGTCGCCAACACGGGGCAGTACCTCTAGGCAGCGTCAAGCGGTCAGCAGTCAGCGGTTAGCGCCTGGCGGGCCCCGGGAAGGGGCCCGCCATGGCGCTCTCGGTCTACTCCACGGTGCTCAACACCCGCGACCTGCAGCGGTCGTACGCGTTCTGGAGCGAGCTGCTCGGCGCTCGTCCGCGCGACGCCGACCAGGGCCTGGACGACTTCGTCGCGAACCAGTGGGTGACGCTGGTGCTCCCGGGCGGCGGTCGCCTCGCGCTGCAGGGCGGCACCGTCGAGCACGTGGAGCGCGACCAGCCGATCCACCTCGACCTCGTCGCGGACGACCGCGACACCGAGGTCGCCCGCGCGACCTCGCTCGGCGCCGAGCTGGTCGCCGACTGGCCCTACCCCGACGACGCGGACTACACGGTGCTGCGCGACCTCGACGGCCACCTGTTCTGCATCGTCGACGCGGAGCTGCCCGACGTCGCGGCCGGGGAGCTCGGAGCGGTCGACGTGGTGGTGTCCTCC
It encodes:
- a CDS encoding site-2 protease family protein translates to MGRREVPGLRVARVGGVPVVLRAPVLAGVVVVAWVFAPLAARLGGVPRDARSYLAGAAYAVLVLACVLAHEAAHACAARRAGLPVAAVEVGALHGGTRVLGEPGDPRGEALVAAAGPAASLVLAALASAALLQPPGPGRLLAAELVLTNLLLGLVNLLPGLPLDGGRLLLALLWSRGRSRADAAALAAWSGIGLAGAAVLVALAAAAARRVPLAAAGAGALAAALLAAGAARSLGTLPAAVQRGAPADDPDQPDEPDQPDQHRRTST
- a CDS encoding tRNA (adenine-N1)-methyltransferase; this encodes MSDAPSPQTGAEPTGAARRRGAFRPGDQVQLTDSKGRLSTITLEAGKDYHTHRGSFPHDELIGRQEGWVVRTTGGNEYLALRPLLADFVLSMPRGATVVYPKDAGQIVGMADIYPGSRVLEAGAGSGALSCSLLRAVGDGGRVVSYERREEFAAVAARNVETFFGSAHPAWDLRLGDLVQGLAEADPAERYDRVVLDMLAPWECLAAVAGRLEAGGVLCCYVATTTQLSRTAEAVRESGVFTEPSAFETMVRGWHLEGLAVRPEHRMVGHTGFLLTTRRLADGVAPPVRRRRPSKGAAALAEVVAAEE
- a CDS encoding VOC family protein; the protein is MALSVYSTVLNTRDLQRSYAFWSELLGARPRDADQGLDDFVANQWVTLVLPGGGRLALQGGTVEHVERDQPIHLDLVADDRDTEVARATSLGAELVADWPYPDDADYTVLRDLDGHLFCIVDAELPDVAAGELGAVDVVVSSA